A window of Hordeum vulgare subsp. vulgare chromosome 5H, MorexV3_pseudomolecules_assembly, whole genome shotgun sequence genomic DNA:
TCATTCATACCTTTCTACCTCACCTTGGTTGAATCGATAGATATAGATGGCAATCATGAAAAGGTAAAAAAATACCTTTTTCTTCATACATGCAACTCTTTCTCACTCGATTTATCTATTTGTGCCATTCTAGTATTCTACTTGACTTAATCTTCATAACTACTATTGGTTTTATGTAATATGTAAGTACTTTTTGTTACTTGTGTTCCTAATATTTTGTTACTTGAGCAATTAACCAGCAACTTTATATAACAATTATATTTGTAACTAGCCATGAACTGGAGTTTCCATTTGCAGAACACCTTAAGACCTGAAACTTTCCAGTCTCCTTGGAGAGTCAATATCACGGATGAAGGCACCAACATTGTTTCTCATGTAATTTGTCCATCTCTAtctctttctccctctctctctctctctctctttctttctctctccTTGCGCCTATCTACCCACTTATGATTTTTGACGTGTTAGAATTGAGGCATGCTTGATTTTTAATTGATGAGAATTGACCACAAACGAATGCCATAATGGCATGTGATATATTGAAAGGAAAATTTGACTTATTTTTAAGCTGAGCATCCCGTAGTTAAATCAGAAAGAAATAGTCGTGAAAATTGACATTTGTTACTGACTCACCAAAATCATAAATGGCCAAGCTAAATTATACAAGTGGTCAAAGTAACAAGGTGGTGCCATTTTTAGTAGTCCCTAGCAACTCTCCATGCAAAACAAGTCATGGAAAGAGGAACAAGCTCTGTACTTTATTGAAAATATTATATTTTCCTAGTTAATACGTAGAAAGCCCAATAAATAGACAAACATTCTACCAAATACTGATATCAACATATTTGGAAAGGCACCTAAGACTTTCTCTACCAAAGAGTTATCTTAACATACCAACACAATGCTAAATTAAATGTTCTTGAAGTAAAGGAAGTCTGGTTACATAGGAATGGCATATCTGCATGTGGAGGAAGATATATCTAGTATGAGAAACTCATGAGGCCTTCAAATAATCTATACTAGCTCCAAAGGAGAATAAAGGAAATACCCATTTTAAACATCAAGTAGGAGAATCCATAAAACCTGTACGACCAAGAAGACAATCCTCAGTTATTTATTATATTGTGGTCTATAGTTTTTTTGGTCACTCACTAAGTTGATCTATATTTTTTATCACTAGTATGCAATGTGGCACACAGATCCAGGAAAGTTTTATGGCCTCCGAGCTTAAATGAGTATATGGGCTTcaccaaatcaagaaaactctcaAGAATCTGGAGCATCCTTACAAATTTATTGTCAAGATGGAGAAAAGTACAACTTAATTCAAGCCGGATTTCACGTACAAACATATCACCCATTTTGTTAAACTGAAATTCTTTTCCATGAAACTGTAATATCAAAATGTGGTTTTGCTTGTAGGTATCTCCCTCTTTGTACCATAACAAAGATATTCGATTCTTTACATATTGGACTGTAAGTGCAATCAATGCCATTTTAACAAGTTATATAATACGCCGGCCATACTATAGTTGGTCGGTATTTTATGTACATTCAAAATAATACATGTTTCCTTTTTTATTGCCCAGAAAGACTTGAAATCAAGGGGGTGTTACAACTCGCAGTGCACGGGTTTTGTGCCTGCAAGTGGAGCTGAATTGGTGCCTGGGCAAGCCATTGCTCCTCCATCCATTTATGGAAAACAAGACCACTACATTAGGCTTAGTGTCAACAAGGTGCACCCTTTCTCCTAGTCTAGAGACAAACATACTATACAAGCTTATAAATGTGATAATTACATTTGATAAACATGGATTATATGAATGTGAAAATAAATTGTGCTTGAGTTTGCATAAATGGTTATGAATTAACATGCTATGGTATTTTATTTTCAAGAAAGGAGTATGAAAGTATGAGCAGTCATAAATTCTTGCAAATTACAATTATTTTATGCTCTTCtcatgcatgaaatctattgttgaTGGATGTCGTAATCCCTCATTGACTACAGGATCCACATTCTGGAGATTGGGTGATATATCGTCATGATTTAGAAAAACCATCATTCTTGGGGCATTTTCCGGAGGAGCTTTGCCTTGGAACCACGCGTATACAAGCAGCGACTGGATTTGTGAATTACTTGAAGAATGCACATGGTCCTCCTATGGGTAGCGGCAACTTTCCGAATGACGACGATAAGAAATCAGCCTACTTTAGGCGTGTTAAGTTCTACAACTCCAAGGGCCAAGCTTTCGACCCCTTTAACACTCAGATGGTCCGTTTAGTTGATAGGCCAGATTGCTATAATGTAGATGATTTCCTTCTTGAATTTAAGGAGGGTTATTCATTCCACTATGGTGGACCAAGTGGTTGTATTGGCTGACAACATAATTCATATTACTTCTTGGGGTTCAATAAATAGAAAGTATGTTCTTCATGGGAACTAATGtcccttatttattttatttgtcaaaCTTAATTTTGGTAATTATGTCGACTATGAATACAGATCTAGACTTTATTAAATCATGGCTTTCGATGTCCTACTTGTGagttgcgttgggtttttccccaaagaggaagggtgaagcaatatagtacctaataagtatttccctcagtgaaaaccaaggttatcgaaccaataggagcacCACATAAATTCCCTTCTTCagtacctacacacacaaaatcaaacacttgcacccaatgcgggcaatagggttgtcaacccccttgaactcgttacttgcaacgaTTAGTTCTGGTAATAATAGATGtataaaagtaaaagtaaaaaacaaaacaaTAAAATTGCAGCACAGTGTTTAGGTTTTTAGCTATATgattaagtagacccgggggccatagttttcactagaggcttccctctCGAACACATAGCGTACGGTGATTACGCAAATTATTATTGGCCAATTCataaaaagcgcatagttatgatgttattcacgacaatgcactagtagaaaagagggctttggtccaggtcctgaaatcctattagtcccagttcacatacgaaccgggacctatggtgacattggtcccagttcgtgaggccagggcgccgaccggtcatcgtgggccattggtctcggttcgtctcaccccttttgtcttggttccagtcaagaaccaggactaataggccggcaaccgttcgtatcccctttagttccggttggtggatcaaaccgggactaaggtgTGGTGGCGGGCATTCGTACAACCGTTTGTATCCTCCTTTAGTCCCAgatggtggatcaaaccggggtggCATCCCTTCGAATCACCCTTTTAGTGCCGGTTTGTcgtccaacccgggactaaaggtccaaatggTTCGCCCTCCCGCGTCGTTTCCAGCGATGAAAACTACAACCAAAGcagagtctatcaccattctttgTTCTTATCCTTTAGGGCTCtcctctattcttcttcttcctctcttcttcctctctcttcttccattcttcttccaccaGGACATATGGAACCGGAATGGTgcacgcacatggcacgacccaaCTCAGGtcgggtacacgaacgagagcacgaCGGTACTAAATTTTCTTGGACGGTTCCAGGCGTGGGTTGACGCCGTGCCGGAGCATGaggcgttcttggggcttgatctcgaGTACACGGCCGACCaacaaggtgttgccgtcatccagctgTGTTTCAAACAGCATGTCTTGATCGTCCAATGGGCGAGgagagttttgaggctttctttgatccaatattatgaaaattgcatgcattgatcttctctaggtttCATTTGATAGAAATATGGAGTTTATATAtacgttccattggatagttaattgagggtttcttaatcaattcataggatattaaaattgcataggatagcaatatgttacaatattggaatacTATAAATATCAATTTCTCTTtaattagttgtagtgaaacaattttccattggtaagttttgaggctttctttgatccaaggttatgaaaattgcatatattgatctccctaggttccattggatagcaatatgttccattggatatatagttaattgagggtttcttgatcaattcataggatagcaatatgttacaatattggaatcctataaagattaatttctctttagttgtagtgaaacaatttttcattggtaagttttgaggctttctttgatccaaaggttatgaaaattgcatatactgatctctctaggttccattggatagcaatatgcagtttctttatatgttccattggatagttaattgagggtttcttgatcaattcataggatatgaaaattgcatcggatagcaatatgttacaatattggaatcctataaagatcaattcataggatatgaaaattgcatagaatagcAGTATGTTCCATTCGAATCGTTATGATAAAttcctctttagttgtagtgaaacatttttccttgttgcagaaGTATGTAatgtttgttccattttaatttgttgatgttgcacTAGTGGCAAGCATTGtctagaactcatggacttccttcgcagcggcatacgtttcgctagcgttgacataacgaacgatagGCCGAATATGAGGCGCaactttggtattgagataccagctgagtgCGACATTGATATCCAAGGCCTATTCCAGCTTCAATATGAGAGGACTTCGATGACAGATgtggcagtcgccttgatcgacgaagagtaccatgatatgaagaATTCATTCCCGAAGTCTCTGCACAAAAAGTGGGGGAAGAcccccacttgaccctatcaacgttcggtatgcagcaaaagatgcatacattgcatacgagttgtaccgcaagattagaaTCGTGAACTATGGCCAATGTCACCTCGCACCATCAGCTTGGGGACATTCAGATTCAGATTCAGATTCAGAtgagtagtgttcacaacggtgaacacttgtatatatatatgtatgctagctattattatgtactgcttgcatgtattattatgtactgcttggaccaatttatatatatctagtttctttttgtgccattatatagtttccaaatttgaatggtttagcccttttttattcatcaccactttaggtattattgtgaactaattctttattcatattggtgtaatatttgttGTATTCAAACTTATCAATGGTTCatgcccccgatacaacccatagatacatcgatataagcaagcaacacaaagaaaacagaatctgtcaaaaacagaatagtcggaAGTAATATGTATAAtttgaatacttatgtaactccaaaaattatgaaaaattaagccaatctgggtaaattgtatatgaatcttgtgtaaaaaattgagatcaaaaccacgttctagtgaatttaaaaaattcctggactgaggtcgaaagtttctgttttttcagcaaaattaaattgcaaacaccgtagaccatccaaacggtcttacttggcgcaaatacaaaatgctatgtgggtgaaatgatgataccatgcaaactttcaaccaattgagagttcatttgtagtgcttttcaatttctgggtcatttagctccaatagatcagtaaaagcatgaaaaaagtcacaaatagttgaaaattgatgatgtggctttgaatggtgcattttgaacacacaaaaaatctgtagttcaaataagttcaaaaaactgcaatccctttgtaatagatgagttttgttatgaaaccatgatactttgaaagagattgtctgatttgtacacgaagttcaaaAAACTGCAAtccttttgtaatagatgagttgatgtgcggcaaaaactggatgcacttcgtgtacaaatcggaaaatctcttttgaagtatgagggtttcatacaaaaactcatttgttacaaagggatttcattttttagaaattatttgaactcgagactttttgtgtgttcaaaatgcaccattcaaagccacatcatcaattttcaactatttctgacttcattttgtatttttcacgcatttattgatttttaagCTAATTGACCCAGAAAtcgaaaaagcactacaaattaactctgaataggttaaaagttggcatggtatcatcatttcacccacatagcatgtgctaaaaagttgaaagggttacggcaaaaactagacttacttcgtgtacaaatcggataatatctttcgaagtatcatggtttcttacgaaaactcatctgttacaaaagggatttcattttttttgaaattatttgtacTCCAGACtatttgcgtgttcaaaatgcaccattcaaggccacatcatcaattttcaactatttctgacttcatttggtttttttcatgcatttacaggatttgttttgagctaaatgacccttaaattgaaaagcactacaaatgaactctgaatatgttgaaagttggcatggtatcatcatttcacccacatagcatgtgctagaaagttgagagggttgcggcaaaaactggacgcacttcgtgtacaaatcggacaatctctttcgaagtatcatggtttgttaccgaaaactcatatgttacaaaagggatttcattttttgaacttatttgaactccacattatttgtgttcaaaatgcaccattcaaggccacatcatcaattttcaactatttcttacttcatttggtatttttcatgcatttactgatttttttgagctaaatgacccttaaattgaaaagaactacaaatgaactctgaaaaagttgaaagttggcatcgtatcatcatttcacccacatagcatgtgctaaaaagtccagagggttgcggcaaaaactagatgcacttcgtgtacaaatcggacaatctctttcaaactatcgcagtttcatacgaaaactcatctgttcgaaagggatttcatttttttggaattatttgaactccatactttttgtgtgttcaaaatgcaccattcaaaggcacatcatcaattttcaactattcctgacttcatttggtatttttcatgcatttattgatttgtttgagctaaatgacccagaaattgaaaagcactacaaatgaactctgaataggtcgaaagttgtcatggtatcatcatttcacccacatagcacgtgctaaaatgttgagagggttgcagcaaaaactggatgcacttcgtgtacaaatcggacaatctctttcaaagtatcatggtttcatacaaaaactcatttattaca
This region includes:
- the LOC123398071 gene encoding uncharacterized protein LOC123398071 isoform X1; its protein translation is MGFVVVSVLLCFSFIPFYLTLVESIDIDGNHEKNTLRPETFQSPWRVNITDEGTNIVSHVSPSLYHNKDIRFFTYWTKDLKSRGCYNSQCTGFVPASGAELVPGQAIAPPSIYGKQDHYIRLSVNKDPHSGDWVIYRHDLEKPSFLGHFPEELCLGTTRIQAATGFVNYLKNAHGPPMGSGNFPNDDDKKSAYFRRVKFYNSKGQAFDPFNTQMVRLVDRPDCYNVDDFLLEFKEGYSFHYGGPSGCIG
- the LOC123398071 gene encoding uncharacterized protein LOC123398071 isoform X2, translated to MSIWASPNQENSQESGASLQIYCQDGEKYNLIQAGFHVSPSLYHNKDIRFFTYWTKDLKSRGCYNSQCTGFVPASGAELVPGQAIAPPSIYGKQDHYIRLSVNKDPHSGDWVIYRHDLEKPSFLGHFPEELCLGTTRIQAATGFVNYLKNAHGPPMGSGNFPNDDDKKSAYFRRVKFYNSKGQAFDPFNTQMVRLVDRPDCYNVDDFLLEFKEGYSFHYGGPSGCIG